Proteins from a single region of Azospirillum brasilense:
- a CDS encoding cytidylyltransferase domain-containing protein has translation MRVQAVVQARMTSSRLPGKVLRPLDGKPMLLFLLERIARCSTLSGVVVATSEQREDDAVAEECRKAGVSCFRGDLFDVAARFAGALGRYPADAFVRVNADSPLLDPALIDQGVALYRSADADLVSNVFPRSFPPGQSVEVIRTDTFLTALDDMSNDVREHVTLHFYRNASRFRIRNFTALRPYRGLHMAVDTEADWGRFSSCVAAMERPHWHYGLEELATLWPGARAGEAS, from the coding sequence ATGCGCGTGCAGGCCGTCGTTCAAGCGCGGATGACGTCCTCGCGGCTGCCTGGAAAGGTGTTGCGGCCGCTGGACGGCAAGCCGATGCTCCTTTTCCTGCTGGAGCGGATCGCGCGATGCAGTACCCTCTCCGGCGTGGTCGTGGCGACGTCGGAGCAGAGGGAAGATGATGCCGTGGCGGAAGAGTGCCGGAAAGCGGGTGTATCCTGTTTCCGGGGCGATCTGTTCGACGTGGCCGCCCGTTTCGCGGGGGCATTGGGCCGCTATCCCGCCGATGCTTTCGTGCGCGTCAATGCAGACAGTCCGCTGCTCGATCCGGCGCTTATCGACCAGGGGGTGGCACTGTATCGATCGGCTGATGCCGATCTGGTCTCCAATGTCTTTCCGCGCAGCTTTCCACCGGGGCAGTCGGTTGAGGTGATCCGCACCGACACGTTTCTTACAGCATTGGACGACATGTCCAACGACGTGCGCGAACATGTGACCCTCCATTTCTATCGCAACGCCTCGCGCTTCCGGATCAGAAATTTCACGGCTCTGCGCCCGTATAGGGGACTGCATATGGCTGTGGACACCGAGGCGGATTGGGGACGGTTCAGTTCTTGTGTCGCGGCCATGGAACGGCCGCACTGGCACTATGGGCTGGAGGAGCTTGCCACGCTCTGGCCTGGCGCGCGCGCCGGGGAGGCTTCGTGA
- a CDS encoding Gfo/Idh/MocA family protein — MTFLKAAVIGLGVGEQHIEGFERHSACRVTVLCDIDHDRLAAVGARHPGRSLVSDPGQVLCDPNIDVVSIASYDDAHFQQVVTALEHGKHVFVEKPLCQTDVELDGIYRALLRHRGLRLSSNLPLRRVPRFLDLRARILSGAMGALYHVEGDYNYGRLHKITEGWRGALPSYSVMKGGGIHMVDLLLWFTGQRVTEVFAMGNRIASKGSQVRFDDMVVATLRFSGGAVGKVAANFGCVHPHFHRLSVYGTAGTFVNEPDGARYHFSRDPGDPVELVDNLHSGTDKGAGVAAFVNAILTGERPDVTEQDVFDAMSVCLAIDRSNVEGAPCAVHYREIG; from the coding sequence GTGACCTTTTTGAAAGCTGCTGTCATCGGACTCGGAGTCGGGGAACAGCATATCGAGGGCTTCGAACGTCATTCGGCCTGCCGCGTCACGGTTCTATGCGATATCGACCATGATCGGTTGGCCGCCGTCGGCGCCCGCCATCCAGGCCGTTCCCTGGTCTCTGATCCCGGACAAGTGCTGTGCGACCCGAATATTGATGTAGTGTCCATCGCCTCCTACGACGACGCTCATTTCCAGCAAGTCGTCACCGCCCTGGAGCATGGCAAGCATGTCTTCGTGGAGAAGCCGCTCTGCCAGACGGATGTCGAACTCGACGGCATTTACCGGGCGTTGTTGCGTCACCGCGGCCTCCGCCTCAGCTCGAACCTGCCGCTCCGGCGGGTACCACGATTCCTTGATCTGCGTGCGCGCATCCTGTCCGGAGCGATGGGGGCCCTCTATCACGTCGAAGGTGATTACAACTATGGGCGCCTGCACAAGATCACGGAAGGCTGGCGCGGCGCCCTCCCGTCCTACTCGGTTATGAAAGGGGGCGGGATCCACATGGTGGACCTGCTGCTTTGGTTCACTGGCCAACGGGTGACCGAGGTGTTCGCGATGGGCAACCGGATCGCCAGCAAGGGCTCGCAGGTCCGGTTCGACGACATGGTGGTCGCAACGCTGCGCTTCAGCGGTGGCGCGGTCGGCAAGGTCGCGGCGAACTTTGGCTGCGTGCACCCGCATTTTCACCGCCTGTCCGTCTACGGGACCGCCGGCACCTTTGTGAACGAGCCGGACGGTGCCCGCTACCATTTCTCCCGCGATCCAGGCGATCCAGTGGAACTTGTGGACAATCTCCACTCCGGCACTGACAAGGGGGCGGGGGTTGCCGCCTTCGTGAATGCGATCTTGACCGGAGAGCGGCCTGACGTCACAGAACAGGACGTGTTCGATGCCATGTCCGTGTGTCTGGCGATCGACCGATCAAACGTTGAGGGCGCTCCGTGCGCCGTGCATTACCGAGAAATCGGCTGA
- a CDS encoding DegT/DnrJ/EryC1/StrS family aminotransferase has product MRSIPFGKPIIGDAERQAVMAVLAGSTLVHGPLAKKFEEVFADFTAAPHAVSVASCTAAMHLVYFHLGFGPGDEVVVPAQTHTATAHAVELVGAKPVFVDCEAGTGNIDVAAVVAAITPRTRAIAVVHYLGVPVDMAAITALARQHGLFVLEDCALAIGTRLDGIHAGLHGDVGCFSFYPVKHMTTAEGGMIICRDPQLAAQLQRKKAFGVDRTVGERTVPGMYDVTMLGFNYRMNEIEAAIGIEQVERLPDMLERRRANSAVLRDGLRGIAGIGLLEDSPAGGESSHYCLSAILDDSLAARRLSIIKHLNAAGIGTSIYYPRPVPLMSYYRGKYGFNEGDFPQAERISNNSIALPVGPHLDEEDMAYIANAMADAVKESK; this is encoded by the coding sequence ATGCGCAGCATTCCCTTTGGAAAACCCATCATTGGCGATGCAGAACGCCAAGCGGTCATGGCTGTTCTGGCCGGATCGACTCTGGTGCACGGACCGCTGGCGAAGAAGTTCGAGGAGGTCTTTGCCGACTTCACAGCGGCACCGCACGCGGTCTCGGTGGCGTCCTGCACGGCGGCCATGCACCTCGTCTACTTCCATCTTGGCTTCGGTCCCGGCGACGAGGTGGTTGTGCCGGCGCAGACGCATACCGCGACGGCGCATGCGGTGGAATTGGTGGGAGCCAAGCCCGTCTTCGTCGATTGCGAGGCCGGAACCGGCAACATCGACGTGGCGGCGGTGGTGGCGGCCATCACGCCGCGCACCCGTGCGATTGCCGTCGTCCATTATCTGGGCGTTCCGGTCGACATGGCGGCCATCACAGCGCTTGCTCGGCAACATGGGCTGTTCGTGCTTGAGGATTGCGCGTTGGCAATCGGAACCCGGCTCGACGGCATTCACGCGGGTTTGCATGGCGATGTCGGTTGCTTCTCCTTCTATCCGGTGAAACACATGACCACAGCCGAAGGCGGCATGATCATCTGCCGGGACCCGCAGCTTGCCGCGCAGCTTCAGCGCAAGAAGGCCTTCGGGGTGGACCGCACGGTTGGGGAGCGCACGGTCCCCGGCATGTATGACGTTACCATGCTGGGCTTCAACTACCGCATGAACGAAATCGAGGCGGCGATTGGCATTGAACAGGTTGAACGCCTGCCGGACATGCTGGAGCGTCGGAGGGCGAACAGCGCCGTTCTGCGTGACGGGCTGCGGGGGATCGCAGGGATCGGTCTTCTTGAGGACAGCCCGGCGGGCGGCGAAAGCAGCCATTACTGCCTGAGCGCCATCCTTGACGACTCCCTGGCCGCGCGGCGGCTGTCGATCATCAAGCACCTGAACGCTGCGGGGATCGGCACCAGCATCTATTACCCGCGCCCCGTCCCGCTTATGAGTTATTATCGGGGCAAATACGGGTTCAACGAAGGCGATTTCCCCCAGGCCGAGCGGATCAGCAACAATTCGATCGCGCTGCCGGTGGGGCCTCACCTGGATGAAGAAGACATGGCTTACATTGCCAATGCGATGGCTGATGCAGTTAAGGAGAGCAAGTGA
- a CDS encoding NAD-dependent epimerase/dehydratase family protein: protein MASAMAGRKIVITGGAGFIGHNLALSLKAMGAKVDILDSLQVNNLNAFASNTNNLPNRDLYLSLIQQRLSMLFSADIPVHVIDVRDYHTTGRLLAELQPDVIVHLAAIAHANVANKDPYSTFDHSLRTLENTLDYARQFGTHFVYFSSSMVYGDFPDGFVTEESTCNPLGIYGALKFSGEKMVIAYNQVFDLPYTIVRPSALYGERCVSRRVGQVFIENALQGFQLQVAGDGSDRLDFTYVADVVNGVARIIEDERSRNQIFNMTFGQSRSIAGMIDIVCSHFPDVSVTYIPRDRLMPSRGTLSMDKARRLLDFEPSFPVERGFPLYIDWYKKLFAERQKTPQAAAV from the coding sequence ATGGCAAGTGCGATGGCTGGTCGCAAGATAGTTATTACCGGCGGCGCCGGGTTCATCGGCCATAATCTTGCCTTGTCCCTGAAGGCCATGGGCGCAAAGGTCGATATCCTGGATAGCCTTCAGGTCAACAATCTGAACGCCTTCGCAAGCAACACCAACAACCTGCCAAATCGCGATCTCTATCTCAGCCTGATCCAGCAGCGCCTGTCGATGCTGTTCAGTGCGGACATTCCGGTCCATGTGATCGATGTGCGTGATTACCACACCACGGGTCGCCTTCTGGCGGAGCTTCAGCCTGATGTGATCGTCCATCTCGCGGCCATCGCTCACGCCAACGTCGCCAACAAAGATCCCTATTCAACCTTTGATCACAGCCTTCGCACCCTCGAAAACACGCTCGACTACGCGCGCCAGTTCGGGACGCATTTCGTCTATTTCTCGTCGAGCATGGTCTACGGCGATTTCCCCGATGGCTTCGTGACCGAAGAGTCGACGTGCAACCCTCTGGGCATCTACGGCGCGTTGAAGTTTTCCGGCGAGAAGATGGTCATCGCCTACAATCAGGTTTTCGATCTTCCCTACACCATCGTTCGCCCGTCGGCGCTGTATGGCGAGCGGTGCGTCAGTCGACGGGTCGGGCAGGTCTTTATCGAGAACGCGCTGCAAGGTTTCCAATTGCAGGTTGCCGGCGACGGTTCCGACCGGCTTGACTTCACGTATGTTGCCGACGTCGTCAATGGGGTCGCGCGGATCATTGAGGACGAGCGGTCGCGCAACCAGATCTTCAACATGACTTTTGGCCAGTCGCGCTCGATCGCCGGAATGATCGACATCGTCTGCTCGCACTTCCCCGACGTCTCGGTGACCTACATCCCACGGGATCGCCTCATGCCCTCGCGTGGGACCCTGTCCATGGACAAGGCGCGCCGCTTGCTGGACTTCGAACCCAGCTTCCCGGTCGAACGGGGCTTTCCCCTTTACATCGACTGGTACAAGAAGCTGTTTGCCGAACGCCAGAAGACGCCGCAGGCCGCCGCTGTATGA
- a CDS encoding GNAT family N-acetyltransferase yields the protein MTAAALPGEGTRDGAGWTRDAWLGQRLGVPAWRLDPTVPGWADAMAGVLNRKGFAYARLPTADVGALGKLLDAGFRVVDTTMTAEREAEGLTPSPKGWVRFAEPGDRYAVRAVARRAFRFSRFHLDPAIAASTADMTRADWIDGYFDGGRGSAMVVAGLPGAEPSGFLLLLGPEKGTLVIDLIAVDESARGQGLATGMIAFAAGRIAGVDRLRVSTQAANIPSLRLYGRMGFLLVSSHYVVHLHHG from the coding sequence ATGACCGCAGCCGCGCTTCCGGGAGAAGGCACCCGCGACGGTGCCGGATGGACGCGGGACGCGTGGTTGGGGCAGCGGCTCGGCGTACCGGCATGGCGGCTCGATCCGACGGTGCCAGGCTGGGCCGACGCCATGGCCGGTGTCCTCAACCGGAAGGGCTTTGCCTACGCGCGGCTGCCGACGGCGGACGTGGGCGCTCTGGGCAAACTCCTCGACGCGGGTTTCCGGGTGGTCGACACAACGATGACCGCTGAGCGCGAGGCGGAAGGGCTGACGCCGTCGCCCAAAGGATGGGTGCGCTTCGCCGAACCGGGCGACCGCTATGCCGTCCGTGCGGTGGCGCGCCGTGCGTTCCGCTTCTCGCGCTTCCATCTGGACCCGGCGATTGCCGCCTCCACGGCGGATATGACCCGAGCCGATTGGATCGACGGCTATTTCGACGGGGGCCGAGGATCGGCGATGGTGGTTGCCGGTTTGCCCGGCGCTGAGCCATCCGGATTCCTGCTGCTGCTCGGACCGGAGAAGGGAACCCTTGTCATCGACCTGATCGCCGTAGATGAATCGGCACGGGGCCAAGGTCTGGCTACCGGCATGATCGCCTTCGCCGCGGGCAGGATCGCCGGGGTTGACCGTCTTCGGGTCAGCACCCAGGCCGCCAACATTCCCTCTCTGCGGCTGTATGGGCGGATGGGGTTCCTGCTCGTATCCTCCCACTATGTCGTTCACCTTCACCACGGTTGA
- a CDS encoding N-acetylneuraminate synthase family protein, producing the protein MSFTFTTVDRMRIGTHDLNERVLVIAEIGNNHEGDFTRAQEMIVRAAEAGADAVKFQTIVPDRLVSATDTARIEQLTRFRFDYDQFARLAETAERAGVIFLSTPFDLESAAALAPLVPAFKVASGDNDFFALLAVVARMGKPVLLSTGMLDLAGVQRAAEHIAAQRPTERPAEKPQAGLVLLHCVAAYPAPVEDANLGALRSMASLGHPVGYSDHTLGIEAAVLSVALGARVIEKHFTLDKTLSTFRDHALSADPSDMAELVRRVREAETLLGDGIKRPATSELANMTAARRAIAAVRDLPAGHVLALEDLTWLRPRRGLEPGRESELIGCRLAVPVARGEAFTLDHMAEG; encoded by the coding sequence ATGTCGTTCACCTTCACCACGGTTGACCGGATGCGCATCGGGACTCATGACCTGAACGAGCGGGTGCTCGTTATCGCCGAGATCGGCAACAACCACGAGGGCGACTTTACCCGCGCCCAGGAGATGATCGTCCGAGCCGCCGAAGCCGGCGCGGACGCCGTGAAGTTCCAGACGATCGTACCGGATCGCCTCGTCTCAGCGACCGATACCGCGCGCATCGAGCAGCTGACCCGGTTCCGTTTCGACTATGACCAGTTCGCGCGCTTGGCCGAAACGGCGGAGCGGGCCGGTGTGATCTTCCTGTCCACACCCTTCGATCTGGAGTCTGCGGCGGCCCTGGCTCCCCTCGTGCCAGCTTTCAAGGTGGCCTCCGGCGACAACGACTTCTTTGCGCTGCTGGCTGTGGTGGCCCGGATGGGAAAGCCGGTCCTGCTGTCGACCGGCATGTTGGACCTTGCTGGCGTGCAACGCGCGGCGGAGCATATCGCAGCGCAACGGCCGACGGAGAGGCCAGCGGAGAAGCCGCAGGCCGGTCTTGTCCTTCTGCACTGCGTGGCAGCCTATCCGGCACCGGTCGAGGACGCCAATCTTGGTGCCTTGCGGAGCATGGCCAGCCTGGGCCATCCAGTCGGCTATTCCGACCACACGCTCGGGATCGAGGCGGCAGTCCTCTCGGTGGCGCTCGGCGCAAGGGTGATCGAAAAGCACTTCACGCTCGACAAAACCCTTTCGACCTTCCGGGACCACGCCCTGTCCGCCGACCCGTCAGACATGGCCGAGCTGGTGCGGCGGGTGCGCGAGGCGGAAACCCTGCTGGGCGACGGAATCAAGCGGCCGGCGACGTCGGAACTGGCGAACATGACCGCCGCCCGGCGGGCTATCGCTGCGGTTCGCGATCTGCCCGCCGGCCATGTCCTGGCGCTGGAGGATCTGACCTGGCTGCGACCAAGGAGGGGTCTTGAACCCGGACGGGAAAGCGAGCTGATCGGCTGCCGGCTTGCGGTGCCGGTCGCCCGCGGCGAAGCCTTCACGCTAGACCACATGGCGGAGGGCTGA
- a CDS encoding asparagine synthase-related protein codes for MAADGRHRGRRLPSLGQRNGRGRNIQRLFRPPQRLSRRRARRSGPARGGVGRLVGACAAHRPESLSAGPRAFRARPRGAAAHLSGRRGICRVPDPALARAVRRDRLQRDPAAQPHAERAFHESVPPILHEDDLNAMYWSIENRSPFLDRKLSETAQRVPARHLVRNGRAKALLREAVRGIAPDAIIDNPRKVGFNAPIQDLLDTTDSEVRHWLFDDGPIFEHVRKDRIRSLLERGTLPNSRSKFLFYFLNAKLFLEEFGG; via the coding sequence ATGGCTGCTGATGGGCGCCATCGCGGGCGACGGCTACCGAGTCTCGGTCAGCGGAACGGGCGCGGACGAAATATTCAGCGGCTATTTCGACCACCACAACGCCTATCTCGCCGCCGTGCACGACGATCCGGGCCGGCACGCGGTGGCGTTGGCCGACTGGTCGGCGCATGTGCGGCCCATCGTCCGGAATCCCTATCTGCAGGACCCCGCGCTTTTCGTGCGCGACCCAGGGGAGCGGCGGCACATCTATCTGGACGCCGAGGAATTTGCCGGGTTCCTGACCCAGCCCTGGCACGAGCCGTTCGAAGAGACCGATTACAGCGCGATCCTGCTGCGCAACCGCATGCAGAACGAGCTTTTCATGAATCGGTGCCGCCGATCCTCCACGAGGATGATCTGAACGCGATGTACTGGTCCATCGAAAACCGCTCGCCCTTTCTCGACCGGAAACTGTCCGAAACGGCCCAGCGGGTACCGGCCCGTCATCTGGTGCGGAACGGGAGGGCCAAGGCGCTGCTGCGCGAAGCGGTTCGTGGGATTGCACCGGATGCCATCATAGACAACCCGCGCAAGGTCGGTTTCAACGCTCCGATCCAGGATCTGCTGGACACGACCGATTCGGAGGTTCGGCATTGGCTGTTCGATGACGGGCCGATTTTTGAGCATGTCCGCAAAGATCGTATCCGCAGCCTGCTGGAGCGGGGAACCCTGCCCAACAGCCGCAGCAAGTTCCTGTTCTATTTCCTAAACGCAAAGCTCTTCCTGGAGGAGTTCGGCGGATGA